In the Ornithodoros turicata isolate Travis chromosome 5, ASM3712646v1, whole genome shotgun sequence genome, GTTGGCCCCTGAAAAAGGCCTTGACTCCAAACCTTTTAACGGGCGTTGTCGTTTCATATTTCGTAGGGGCCGTTTCCTTGCTATTTAGCGTCTTATCTTCCACCACAAAGCATGATTTCTTTATCAGTGTTGTGCAAAGGACACGTGTCGTTCTCTCGGTGTCCTCTGGAGGACAAGTAGCTTCTTGCTCTTCTTTAGTGGTTAACCGTTTTCCGACAATTTGCCTCCCAGGTGGTCTCTGACTTGGAGTTAAGGGATTCAGAGGGCCCCGTGCCATCGGCGGAGGACGTTTTACTGGATGCCGTTTCTGCGCAGGTAAAAATTGCAGTGGGGAGGGCGTTAATGGGGGTTTCGTCAATAATGACCTGGACGGCACTGGTGAAAGCCGTGCCGGAAGTCTCATTGCTGGGTATGCTGCTGGTTTAGGAGGTCTCCTCAGTGGTGAGGGCCTTTTCCGAGCTGATGATTTCACACCTGTGGACAGAGGTCTTATACCTGGTACTGATGGTTTCGGGCGTCTTTTTCCAGGGTGTGGCGGCAGAACAGGTGGCATGCCTGGTGACGGTAGAGTTGGTAGACGTCTCCTGCCGTGTTGCCCAAGAGAAATGATGCCAGGAGGCTGCGGAGGAAATTGCATGCCTGGTGCTGACAGAGGCCCGGGTGGCCGCATTCGTGGTGGCGGTATTGGTGAACGAAGCGGTCCTTTAGCAGGCGCAAAAGGTGCCAGTCGTCCGGGAGGTCTCGAGACGGGCTTCAGAGAACGTAGGGGTTCGGGGGGTCTTCTTGGTAACGATACGAGTCTCGGTGGGCCCGGTAACGGCATGGTTGTGAGTGGTTTGAGGGGACCAGGAGGTCTCGGTCCTTTCTGTAGAAGTCGTGAGGACACGGGGAGTCTTTGCGGCAGCGATGGGAGAACCGGTGGTCTTATGCCTGGGGGTGGCATTGGTGACTTTGGTGGACCAAGAGGTACTGGGCGGGATGGCAGAAGATGTGGGGGCATGGGCGGTCTTCCTAGTGGCAGAGGGAGCCTTGGTGGCCCCGGTGATCTCACGCCTGGGTACGGTATTGGTGGTTTTGGTGGACCAGGAGGTCTCAAGCCAGACGGTGGTAGACGTGGggcgccgttttttttttctgatggtGGTGAGAGCCCCAGTGGGCCCCTAGATCTCGCGCCTGGTAATGGCACTGGTGACTTTGGTGGACCAGGCGGTCTCACGCTCTGCAGTGGAAGGCGTGATAGCCCATGGTGTTTTCCCTTTGGCGCTGGAAGCCTCGGTGATCCCGGTGATTTCATGCCTAGGGGAGGCATTGGCGGTTTTTGTGGTCCAGGAAGTCTCGGGCCAGGCGGCGGAACACGTGGGGATCCGGGGGGTATTCTTGACGGTGGTAAAAGTCTCGGCGGCACCGGTGACCTCATGCCTGGGGGTGGCATTGGCGGTTGTGGTGGACCAGGAAGCCTCACTCCAGGTGGTGGAAGATATGGCGGGTTGGGGGGTCTTCCTGGGGGCGGTGGGAGCCTCAGTGGACCTCGTGATCTCACGCCTGGTGGTAGCATTGGTGGCTTTGGTGGACCAGGAGGTCTCCAGCCAGATGATGGAAGACGTCGGGGGCTGGTGGGCCTTCCTGGTGGCGGTGGTAGCCTAAGTGGACCCTGTGATCTCACGCCTGGTGGTACTATAGGTGGCTTGAGTGGACCAGGAGGTCTCGAGCCAGACGGTGGAAGACGTGGTGGGCTGGGGGGCCCTCCTGGTGGTGGTGGGAGCATCAGTGGACCCCGTGATCTCAGGCCTGATGGTAGCATAGGTGGCTTCTGTGGACCAGGAGGTCTCGAGCCAGGGGGTGGAAGACGTGGGGGGCTGGGCGGCCTTCCGGGTGGCGGTGGGAGCCTCAGTGGACCCCGTGATCTCACGCTTGGTGGTAGCATTGGTGGCTTTGGTGGACCAGGAGGTTTCGAGCCAGACGATGGAAGACGTGGGGGGCTGGGGGGCCTTCCTGGTGGTGGTGGGAGCCTCAGTGGACCCTGTGATCTCATGCCTGGTGGCAGCATTGGTGGCTTTGGTGGACCATGAGGTCTCGAGCTGAACGGTGGAAGACGCGGGGGGCTGGGGGGCCTTCCAGGTGGCGGTGGGAGCCTCAGTGGACCCCGTGATCTCATGCTTGGTGGTAGCATTGGTGGCTTTGGTGGACCAGGAGGTTTCGAGCCAGACGATGGAAGACGCGGGGGGCTGGGGGGCCTTCCAGGTGGCGGTGGGAGCCTCAGTGGACCCCGTGATCTCATGCTTGGTGGTAGCATTGGTGGCTTTGGTGGACCAGGAGGTTTCGAGCCAGACGATGGAAGACGTGGGGGGCTGGGGGCCCTTCCTGCTGGTGGTGGGAGCCTCAGTGGACCCCGTGATCTCATGCCTGGTGGCAGCATTGATGGCTTTGGTGGACCAGGAGGTCTCGAGCCAGTCGGTGGAAGACGCGGGGGGCTGTGGGGCCTTCCGGGTGGCGGTAGGAGCCTCAGTGGACCCCGTGATCTCACGCCTGGTGGTAGCATAGGTGGCTTCAGTGGACCAGGAGGTCTCGAGCCAGACGGGGGAAGACGTGGGGGGCTGGGGGGCCTTCCTGGTGGCAGTGGAAGCCTCATTGGACCCCGTGACCTCACACCTGGTGGCAGCATTGGTGGCTTTGGTGGACCAGGAGGTTTCGAGCCAGACGATGGAAGACGTGGGGGGCTGGGGAGCCTTCCTGGTGCCGGTGGGAGCCTAATTGGACCCCGTGATCTCACCTCTGGTGGTGCCATAGGTGGTTTCCGCGGACCAGGAGGTCTCGAGCCAGATGGTGGAAGACGTGGGGGGCTGGGAGGCCTTCCGGGTGGCGGTGGAAGCCTTAGTGAACCCCGTGATCTCACGCCTGGTGGTAGCACTAGTGGCGTTGGTGGACCAGGATGTCGCGAACCAGACGGTGGAAGACGTGGGGGGCTGGGAGGTCTTCCTGCTGGCAGTGCGAGCCTCAGTGGACCCCGTGATCTCACGCCTGGTGGTAGCTTAGGTGGCTTCAGTGGCCCAGGAGGTCTCGAGCCAGACGGGGGAAGACGCGGGGGGCTGGCGGACCTTCCTGGTGGCAGTGGGAGCCTCAGTGAACCCTGTGATCTCATGCCTGGTGGCAGCATTGGTGGCTTTGGTGGACCAGGAGGTCTCGAGCCAGATGGTGGAAGACGCGGGGGGCTGGGGGGCCTTCCAGGTGGCGGTGGGAGCCTCAGTGGACCCGGTGATCTCACGCCTGGTGGTATCATAGGCGCCTTCAGTGGGCCAGGAGGTCTCGAGCCAGACGGTGGAAGACGTGGGGGGCTGGGGGGCCTTCCTGGTGGTGGTGAGAGCCTCAGTGGGCCCCGTGATCTCACGCTTGGTGGTAGCATAGGTGGCTTCTGTGGACCAGGAGGTCTCGAGCCAGATGGTGGAAGACGTGGGGGGCTGGGAGGTCTTCCTGCTGGTGGTGCGAGCCTCGGTGGACCCTGTGATCTCACGCCTGGTGGGAGCACTGGTGGCTTTGGTGGAACAGGAGGTCTCGAGCCAGATGGTGGAAGACGCGGGGGGCTGGGGGGCCTTCCAGGTGGCGGTGGGAGCCTCAGTGGACCTGGTGATCTCACGCCTGGTGGTATCATAGGCGGTTTCAGTGGGCCAGGAGGTCTCGAGCCAGACGGTGGAAGACGTGGGGGGCTGGGAGGTCTTCCTGCTGGTGGTGCGAGCCTCGGTGGACCCTGTGATCTCACGCCTGGTGGGAGCACTGGTGGCTTTGGTGGAACAGGAGGTCTCGAGACAGACGGTGGAAGACGTGGGGGGCTTTGAGGTCTTCCTGATAGCGGTGGAAGCCTTTGTGAACCCCGTGATCTCACGCCTGGTGGCTTTGGTGGAGGTCTCGAGTCAGATGGTGGAAGACGTGGGGGGCTGGGAGGTCTTCCTGCTGGTGGTGCGAGCCTCGGTGGACCCCGTGATCTCACGCCTGGTGGTAGCACTGGTGGATTTGGTGGAACAGGAGGTCTCGAGACAGACAGTGGAAGACGTGGGGGGCTTTGAGGTCTTCCTGATGGCGGTGGAAGCCTCAGTGAACCTCGTGATCTTAAGCCTGGTGGCTTTGGTGGACCAGGCGGTCTCGCGCCATGCAGTGGAAGACGTGATGACCCGGGGAGTCTTCCTGGTGCGGGTTGAAGCCTCGGTGACACCGCTGATCTCATACCTGGGGGCGACATTGGCGGTCTTTGTGGTCCGGAACGTCTTAGACTAGGCGGCAGAACATTTGAGGGCCCGGGGAGTATTCTTGCTGGCGGTGTGAGTCTTGGCGGCCCTGGTGATCTCAGACCTGGGGACGCTATTGGCGGTTTTTGTGGACCAGGAAGTCTCGGGCCAGGCGGTGGAAGACGCGGAGGACCGGGGGGTTTTCCTCGTGGTGGCGGGATCCTCGCTAGCACTGGTGATCTCACGCCTGTGGGCGGCATTGGTGGTTTTAGTGGTCTTGGAGGCCTCGGGCCAGGCGCCGGAACACGTGGGGAACCGTGGGGTCTTCTTGCTGTCGGAATAAGTCTCGGCGGTACCGGTGATCTCATGCCTGGAGGTGACATTTGCAGTTTTGGTGAACCAGGAGGTCTCAGGCCAGGCGGTGGAAGATGCAGAGAGCCGGGGAGTCTTCCTCGTGGTGGTGGGACCCTCGGTTGCCCCGGTGATCTCATGCCTGAGGGTGGCACTGCCGATTTTTGTGAACCAGGAGGTCGCGGGCCAGTTAGTGGAAGAAGTGGGGTCCCGGGAGGTCTCTTTGCTGGCGGTGAGAGTCTCGGCGAGCCCTGTGATCTCATGCCCGAGGGCGGCTTTGGCGGCCTTGGTGGACCAAGAGGTCTCGTGTGTGACGGTGAAATACGTGAGGCCCCAAGAGGTCTTCCTCGTGGCGGTTGCATCCTCGGTAGCCCCGGTGGTCTCATGTTTATGGGTGGCGTTGGTTGTTTTGTTGGACGAAGAAATCTCGAGCCAGAGGGCGGTGCTGCAGGTCTGGGTCGTGGTGGAGCTCTTCCTACTTGAGGTAGCTTTTGTGGCACTCGTTGTGTGTTGTCAGGCTGTTGTGGACCAAGTCGTCTTGGACCAGATTGTGTTGGCCGTCTCTGGGGATATTTATGTGGTCCTGGCATTAGCGGTGGTCTTCCCCGTGGCTGGAGAGGTCTCTGTGCTGAACCTTGTTGTCCAAGTGGACGTCCAAACCTCAAAGGGCCTTGTCTTCTGCCTCTTACGTAAAATAACGATTTATTCGTCACTTCCGTGGAATTAATCTGTGGCGAGCTAAGCGCAGTCGATGCATTTTCCTTTGCAATATCTTGATTTGTTGTGTCATTTGGCCTTTTTTGTCGTCCTATCAAGGACCGGAGGAGAGAATCTGGAAATCCTTCAAGATCCTTTAGAGCAAACGCATTTCCTGTTTCCACACCCGTTTGAAAGGTTGCACTCTCGTTGTTGCTGGACAATTCGGAtcgttgttttttctttttcaccagAAGTTTCCGAGTGCCATTCTCTGGAGAGTTTTGTACCCTTAACCAAATATAGTCTCCTCGTGGTACTTTCTGCCAGCTTCCTGGCGTCCCATCATCACACTCATCGTCGCCGTTGCACTGCTGTGGTCTAATGACCCGTACACCGAGAACATCAAGGTTAAGGGACACATTCTTGTGGATGACGTCGGCACTAAGACGTTGAGTACATTGGAGAAAAACTGAAAGCCAAAGGAGGGACTCCCTCATGTTTGCCCTACGTGACCTCTACCGATGGTGATTTCTTTCGTCAATCCACTTGAGATGCCCTACTATTCTGCAATAGCCCTTTTATCAAAAAGATGTCTGTTGGTGATTCGCGTTGGTTACACTGGTACTTACGTTAGCACGCAGCATTGTTGCAATGTTGTCGAATGTGGCAGCGTTTGGTTGGTGCAATGTTATCAACGTTTCTTTGCATTTATCAAAGTTGCTGCGATCAAGCAAAGTTGAACATGGATGTTGCCCGGACACCACCAACGTCCTGGTCCATACTGGATGTCCCAGAGATATCGTGTTTACAAAGGCATCCCGAAACGCCCAAGAATGATGTTATCATTTCCGAGACATTATCCGATTGTCCTTGCGATGTGCGTGAAATTGCGATGACGATTCCGCTATGCTATAAAAGTAGGACTTGAACCATGAGCCCATTTGACCATCATCCAGTGACCGTTCAGAGGAGATACAGTCAACTTTGGCTACTCTCTGTTTGAGCTAGCGCTGTTGTGCTATTTTTGGTTTCACCTTCAAGGTCCTCTTGATGAGTGCTACGAAACAGAAAGAAGAGAGGTTTCTCGGGCACTGTACGAAGGAGGCGAAGACGATGTTAAAATGTGCGTGAAACTGCAATGACGATTCCGTTATGCTATAAAAGTAGTACCATTAGCCCATTTAGGACCATCTCAGTCAGCGTTAGCGTCATTGTGGACAGCGCCCTTTCCTTCGGCCCACATGTGAACACCATTGTGAACAATGCTGTCAGGTCTCTGGGTGTTATAACGCAATTTACTCGTGGCTTCACTGGCCCTCGGTGCTTGTTAGTACTGTATATGAGCCATGTCAGGAGCAGACTCGATCATTGCAGTATTGTTTGGAACCGTTTGACTAAAACGCAGTCAGACCAAATTGAACGTGTACAACGTAAGCTGGTTACTACTGTTTATTACAGATATATTGGTAGGAGGTTATACTATGACTATGAGCGCATTCTTGATTATACAGGACTTTCGTTATTGTCGTGTCGAAGACGAtgtattgatttgcgattttttgAAAAAGTAATTAACGGTGAAATCGACTGTCCCATGTTGTTATCACCCGTTAATTTTCTGTGTACAACAAGGACAAGGGCACGAAATTTGTTTTACATTAGTCATCCATACGTTGCTTCTCCTTTGTCTCGGTTACTGAAAGTGTATAATGACTATGGTTGTGATTGTGCGACATTTCGATAGtatatctttctcttaatttagTTATCCCGGAATCTTTAATTAGCCAGCATTATGCATGTGTAGTTCCCTGTTGTATATAGAGTATGTATTGTGTTTCGTGCACCACACTAAAGGCcacggctgtttgtgggcactttaaataaaagcaatcaatcatcaatcaATCTTCCAATGACCGTTCATAGGAGATTCCGTCGATATGGAGCGTATCCTGCGGTACTGTGCACCTCCTGCGCAACCTTGTGGTGGATGCTCCCAGCTTGTGTAGGGTAGTGGCCGTCAACATGGCTCCCAGTCGTGCTCGATGGATTGCCGTCTTGATCGGTCGTCACTATATCAGGGCTATTATACTACTTGAATATCTTTCTCATTTCTAGCCGCCTTTCACCGGAGTGCCTTTAGTCCCGTCACTTCCGGCTTACCTCTCACTCCGGTTACCAGTCCCCGGTTCTTTTTTTTGCGGTGTGTGCAATAGTAGCTATCATAGCGCAAGTCAGTGTGCGTTTGCAGCATTGATTGTAGGTCGTGTTACCTTGTTCGCGTAATGattattagtattatttttTCAGTTTAGGGGTTTCCCAGCCTGTTCACCACGTGATACGGTCAGTCCATTGCAGCTTCGACGGGGGGAACAACACGCACCTAGCCACTATTTGGCGAAGCCGCCCTACGTCGTGATGTGGATGGGTGGCTCCCGACCGCTCAGACTAGGCTCGGCACATACTTGGCCACTGTGTTGACGACACTGCCCTACGTAAGGTGGATCGGTGGCTCCCGACCGCTGAGACTAGGCTTGGCACATACTTAGCCACTGTATTGACACTGCCCTACGTCGTGAGGTGGATCGCACCCTCCACCTCAAGACCTTTCCCCCCTCCACCTCAGCTGTGTTCCTCTAACGTGCCTCGTACCTTCTTCCAGACAGTCCATGGCTTCCCCTCAAGACGCAGATCTCAGGACCATAGTGCTCAGGTGGACCACTTGATGTAACGAATCCCACCTCTGGATGGTATCGACAAAGAATTGCTTACAAGTCCGTGTTGCGTAGATACCTCCACCGCAGAGAGATCATACAATAACATGCAATCATCAGAGGTCTCGGAACAGGCCCAGAACCAGTGGCTAGTGGGCTTGGCAGGAGTGAGCCCACAAGCTCCGGCGATTAGGAACTTCCTAAATTCCGTTCCCTGAGGTGTGCTCGGAGCGGTGTCGGTAGGCCATTTCCGATTTTCCTCGGCTCAAGTTCCCTTTCCTCATCGTGCCCGAATGAAATGCAGAAATGAAGGCACTCTCCCGCCGCACGGGACCAGAAACGCCTGCAGACAGCGACCCAGACAGCAGCAACGCCTGCCAGCGTGACCAGACCTTGCGGGAGCTCGGGGTGGTATCTGCCATAAGCCCTATCATAGTGCTCCTCGAGTCCTACTCAAAACCGAACATGGCTCCCGAAGACCCATCCAACACGGGAAGGGTCGAAAGACGTGTGATTGCCGACCACTTGGCGGCTACGCTTTCCCATCTGAGGAAGTTATTTGCCACACTGGACGCTGAGCCTCGGGGATCATCATCCAGTGCATCGCCCCTGAGCTCCGTGTCCAAGGAGGCGGCTCCCGAAGGCGAGGGTTTGTTTGGTCAACGCTTCCTGGACCAACTCCGAGCCAGAAATGAAACATATAGGATTCTTCGAGAAGCTCATCATAGCAGTCGAATGGATTCCTATATGAGGTCACCCCCTCTTCTACTTTCCGACGCACAGCCCCGCCCTTTCGAGGGAGGCCCTTCCCACCGGGAAGGGCTTTTCAGTCCTATAGAGGTAAGTACCATAATCTCCTACACTCTACTAGCGGGACGACTAGCGTATTGCGTTCGGGCATGGCAAACATTAACTGGAGATGCATGGGTTCTTCAGGCTGTGACAGGATACCGTCTCGAATTTACGCACCTACCACCACAAACTGACCATATCGAGCACAACGAGCAACATAAGCGTCGTCCAGGAGCTCTTACACAAGGGAACGCTTCCTGTCTCCCAAAGAAGGATGCTCCCCCCAGACCAATTCTGAACATCAAACTGTTGAACACCTTCACGGTCCACGAGCACTTCAAGATCCGTGAAGGACCTAGTCCTTCCGGGCGACTTTCTGGTTCGCCTGGATCTCAAAGATGCCTACCTGTCTGTTCCAATAGCAGTGTCAGATCGGCTCTGCTTCCTCTATCAGGGGAGGTAACCAGTGGAATGTCCTCCCTTCGGTCTCAGTTCGGCCCCAAGGACATTGACCAAGATTATGAAGCCAGTAGTGGCCTTTCTGAGAATCCTGGGAGTCCGGATAGTCATTTTCCTGGACGTCATCTGGACCAGTCCTCTGCCCGCCTGTCACTCACTTAGCAGTAAATCTCCTGCATTCCCTGGGCTTCATCGTGAACCTGGCCAAGTCGCAGCTGTTACTGACACACTTCTTGGCCTTTCTGGGCTTGGAATTCTCCACAACATCCCTAACAGTGAGCCTTCCGAGGCCGAAAAGCTTCACAATCGTACAGGAACTGGACACCCTGTTGGGACGCCAGGCCAACGCTCGATACCTAGCAAGGGTCATAGGCCGCCTGAATGCAACATCCCTGGCCATCCAGGAAGCTCCCCTCCACCTTCGGTCACTGCGCAAGTCAAACTTTATCAGGCTTTGAAGCAGGGGTTCTACACGAGCACAGTTACGCTTTCAGCAGAGGCCCTGGAGGATCTAGAGTGGCGGAGAAGAATGCTCCCTCTGTGTCAGAGCGTACGCGAGCATTCAGTGTCGCAGGTTATCCAGTCAGACAGCTGACTTGAGGGATGGGGGCCTGGCCGCGTcgtgggacatcggtggttcaAGGACCACATAAACAAGTTGGTACTTCTACTGGCCTTCTTAGCTCTGAAAACCCTATCGGGTAAATCGCGCACTGGGTGTATCCTACTCCAATTAGACAACTGGTCGGCAGTGGCAGCGACCACCGTATGGGGAGCACCCGCTTGGCTCGGCTAATCTGCAAATCAATCGGATTCATCTATAGAAAAGATGTCATAgtcaacaagttaaaatcgccgttcggagctagcttggtagagttcatataTAGCtcaaatttccccattcattatcatcaatttatttgttattgttgttaacGGGGCGCACCctccaaaaagcgcgcgctgactTGATCTAACTGCGTGCTCTCTCCTATGCCAACAACACGTAGATAGAGAACggctgcttactcgtcgacgtgacgtaacggtgaaagggctcgccgttgtaagggtcgtgttttcaacggcggcagcCATTCACGTTCGTGgccgaaccaccgtcgtctgcgagtgttGATTGTACGTCACCGCGTAATAAATAGGAAACCTCGCACAAAAAGCGCAaatctttctcaaaagtgattttctggaaagcgcactttttgtctaaatattcagGTTCATTTGCCGGCTCGTGAATTCGCAGTAGCAGATGAATCCTGgctatatatgtccacgtagcgaaggagacAATAAGCGGGCCTTCTTTATCACCAtaccttctgtatctaggtgccGTTGCAAAAGTCCCTTTGAGGGATCatgtgaggcgcttcatgcgtttcacgtcatcggacgtcagaataACGTCACTgcgacatccggtggctagtgcttactgattggttcccatgaggataaATTCGTTTTCcgagcgatgattggccgttttcaaatttgttcgcgagcgctaaAACAGGCGCGTCGGCTGGAACCggaacatggcggcacttccggttagaccgctaggcagtcgactaaccggggtattggaacgaactttcctttcgttatcctTTCACCAACGCCTCCTCTATAAATATTTATAGAGAAGGCGTTGCTttcactatgacgtcatttgtttacaagcagggagaggtctattggtagagccctggaccggcaatccagaagatggggGTTCGAGTCCCAGTAGCTGACTAAtgatttcagtgactttcatctttcattggcTGCGTCTACTAAAAAAGCGCCGACAGCACCGGTAGGGGGCAGCGCTAGCGACAGCAGGCGCTGGTTTAGTAGACAAGCTCGCtggttttgctgaaaatggcggCGAACGAGCAGACGACGAGATCCCCGATGGTACCGCGCAGTCGATTACTGGATGTTCTTATTTCCGAAGCCTCCGAGACAGATGGAGAGCTGTGTATAACTGGCGCGCTTTCCGTCCTTACTACAAAAAAGCAAACAGACAAAGAATCCGAGGCCATGCACGAGAGCCGCCTTCAGGTTAGTCTCGCCGTAAGCGTATCTCGGTTCAAACCCTACCGCTTCCAGACCGATTTTAGAACGTCACCAACAGCGTTTGAGGTTAGTTCATGTATCCACGACCCGTATAGGCTGCATGTTGGCGTCGGGTAGCCACTGTGACAGTGATGAGCCCAACAGTCGATGTGGACGCTATGTTCAAACTACGCAGCgggcgatgtcgtctgctatcgtgacgtcacacagccagcagcagcgcgctcagcggctcccGACCAGTGTTGCCAAGTTGGAGGATTTCCCTCCAAATCTGGAGGGTTTGTGCCGGAGCCTAGCGGGAAGAATTTTAATTTGGAGGGAGGAGGGAAATCTGGAGGTTTCGGTTGCACTTCGGAGGGATTTCAGAGGAATTTCAACTTTCGTCATGTACCCATAAAAGTTTTGCTAATACGACCCCGAAACAGGATCAACGAATGTCAGATGACAAACTGCAGAAGTTTCAGAACGCCTGATGTTTTAGAAAGTAGCGTGTTGCACACCTTATGCGGCTTACTCGGGGTTTCTTCGTGCTTCGTGTGCTGGCGTCTGCTCCGGCCAAGCGTCCGCTCCTCTCCGTGACGGCGGACGCGTGTTGGGTTTGCATACTCTGTGAAGCTCTTTGGATTTTTCGCGTGTCTGTTTGCTTCTGGGGCACAATATCCATCCTCACAATAATGGGGAAACCTTCCAATCCAGAGAAGAAGTCACCATATACCGGCAGAAGTTCTCGAAGGAGTACGCGTGACTTAAACTTGATGAATTCAAGGACTGGCCTGAAGAGGTTTCCCAAAGCATAGCATTGCAAAGCAGTGCATTCTACCAGACTTTTAGACTCGATCTCCACTCTTTAGTTTTATTTTCTCACTACTCTCACCTCAACTCGAGTCGGGGCGATGCTCGGTAAAGGGCATGCCTGCGTATACAAAACCTGTGATATGTTCCTTGCAAGTGAATATGTCAGTATATCATCAATATCTAATTGTTTCACTGAAAATACACGACATTTTTAGAAACGGAGGTTTTTGTCCAGATTCTAGAGGGTTTTGGGGTTGACTTGGAGGGAGCGCCGAAAAAatgttggcaacactgctccCGACCTGCTGTAACATGTTCGCACATGCTATGTGCACATGTCTGAACATGCTCGCTTGTTTTCTGAAAAGCacttcaaaacccgtgacctgataacgtacaagcaCTTTCATGtccatgccgtgtgaaaacTAAACCGAACAAACCGTGAaccgtgtttgtgtctgtcccttcgtgttccctagtctcgggggttttttacattatgcaaatttcttgtggtcggtattccaagaccttgctaggtggtgaaaagggttagatggagatagacaacgttcagacaacaaaacaaaggttcgatagagatagataatgaacccattccttgtgaaaacaagcagaaagcagtgagtaGAAGGGGCCTTGGCATTTTCgttagacaattttatttcactaagagcaacgtacgcatttgacagtcaccgtaaatcaaaatatcgaatactatagtaacgaggcaatatttatacgacaaaatcccgtagaagaatctccacacaacacagcaaggactgttctgcgcagcagtaggacgaacctacgttgaatgtcatgaaactgactacacatcaacgaagagtcaatcaggtaatacgaggctcagaccaccaccaccacagtcatctcaaagttcacttatgagctcaaaatccacaatatatctctcacacaaacgcctttcacctaggattgcgttcctaggtgtgtgcactaaaaggcttagctgctgcgtacgccttcggaatgtgcgaaatgtaaacaatgacacagttgccaacacgttttgtgtttcctaagccgctgctgccgctaattcaaaacgaagccagACGGGAGAGCTATGGGaatgggacgcctccagcagcagagctctgctgccatgttgctgctgctgctttgctgctgctgctcggataaagctatgggacccggcccaaacaacaacaaaagacggAAAGCAGCGCAGAAAGGAAGAAACTAGTGCAAGAGAAACACGAGCACGTCACTTACGTCATTGGCGACATAATCAAATAAGAAAAAATAGGGTAGCTAGAAGTAGTAGAAGCATAGAAGTAGAAGTAGCTGCGTTTTGGAGGACATTAGGGTAGGGTAGGATAGGGCGTTAGGGTAGCTAGAGAAGATGAAAGAACTGACTAAGGGAAGGGtagctagtcctcagtcattggtccagctccggaggtcacgtgagttttcctCTACAATATGGTTCTTGGTTCTACTGCAGCTTCGTACCCGTGGTGCCTCCCCTGCCAAAACTGCCAGCGGGACAGCAAGACGCATTTTTAGTACCCTAATTTTTGTTAGGTGAGTAtggaaatgatgatgattgacaAATTTGTGGCGTGTCCTTCGTTTTTTATTCGCGC is a window encoding:
- the LOC135395126 gene encoding proline-rich protein 36-like, coding for MRESLLWLSVFLQCTQRLSADVIHKNVSLNLDVLGVRVIRPQQCNGDDECDDGTPGSWQKVPRGDYIWLRVQNSPENGTRKLLVKKKKQRSELSSNNESATFQTGVETGNAFALKDLEGFPDSLLRSLIGRQKRPNDTTNQDIAKENASTALSSPQINSTEVTNKSLFYVRGRRQGPLRFGRPLGQQGSAQRPLQPRGRPPLMPGPHKYPQRRPTQSGPRRLGPQQPDNTQRVPQKLPQVGRAPPRPRPAAPPSGSRFLRPTKQPTPPINMRPPGLPRMQPPRGRPLGASRISPSHTRPLGPPRPPKPPSGMRSQGSPRLSPPAKRPPGTPLLPLTGPRPPGSQKSAVPPSGMRSPGQPRVPPPRGRLPGSLHLPPPGLRPPGSPKLQMSPPGMRSPVPPRLIPTARRPHGSPRVPAPGPRPPRPLKPPMPPTGVRSPVLARIPPPRGKPPGPPRLPPPGPRLPGPQKPPIASPGLRSPGPPRLTPPARILPGPSNVLPPSLRRSGPQRPPMSPPGMRSAVSPRLQPAPGRLPGSSRLPLHGARPPGPPKPPGLRSRGSLRLPPPSGRPQSPPRLPLSVSRPPVPPNPPVLPPGVRSRGPPRLAPPAGRPPSPPRLPPSDSRPPPKPPGVRSRGSQRLPPLSGRPQSPPRLPPSVSRPPVPPKPPVLPPGVRSQGPPRLAPPAGRPPSPPRLPPSGSRPPGPLKPPMIPPGVRSPGPLRLPPPPGRPPSPPRLPPSGSRPPVPPKPPVLPPGVRSQGPPRLAPPAGRPPSPPRLPPSGSRPPGPQKPPMLPPSVRSRGPLRLSPPPGRPPSPPRLPPSGSRPPGPLKAPMIPPGVRSPGPLRLPPPPGRPPSPPRLPPSGSRPPGPPKPPMLPPGMRSQGSLRLPLPPGRSASPPRLPPSGSRPPGPLKPPKLPPGVRSRGPLRLALPAGRPPSPPRLPPSGSRHPGPPTPLVLPPGVRSRGSLRLPPPPGRPPSPPRLPPSGSRPPGPRKPPMAPPEVRSRGPIRLPPAPGRLPSPPRLPSSGSKPPGPPKPPMLPPGVRSRGPMRLPLPPGRPPSPPRLPPSGSRPPGPLKPPMLPPGVRSRGPLRLLPPPGRPHSPPRLPPTGSRPPGPPKPSMLPPGMRSRGPLRLPPPAGRAPSPPRLPSSGSKPPGPPKPPMLPPSMRSRGPLRLPPPPGRPPSPPRLPSSGSKPPGPPKPPMLPPSMRSRGPLRLPPPPGRPPSPPRLPPFSSRPHGPPKPPMLPPGMRSQGPLRLPPPPGRPPSPPRLPSSGSKPPGPPKPPMLPPSVRSRGPLRLPPPPGRPPSPPRLPPPGSRPPGPQKPPMLPSGLRSRGPLMLPPPPGGPPSPPRLPPSGSRPPGPLKPPIVPPGVRSQGPLRLPPPPGRPTSPRRLPSSGWRPPGPPKPPMLPPGVRSRGPLRLPPPPGRPPNPPYLPPPGVRLPGPPQPPMPPPGMRSPVPPRLLPPSRIPPGSPRVPPPGPRLPGPQKPPMPPLGMKSPGSPRLPAPKGKHHGLSRLPLQSVRPPGPPKSPVPLPGARSRGPLGLSPPSEKKNGAPRLPPSGLRPPGPPKPPIPYPGVRSPGPPRLPLPLGRPPMPPHLLPSRPVPLGPPKSPMPPPGIRPPVLPSLPQRLPVSSRLLQKGPRPPGPLKPLTTMPLPGPPRLVSLPRRPPEPLRSLKPVSRPPGRLAPFAPAKGPLRSPIPPPRMRPPGPLSAPGMQFPPQPPGIISLGQHGRRRLPTLPSPGMPPVLPPHPGKRRPKPSVPGIRPLSTGVKSSARKRPSPLRRPPKPAAYPAMRLPARLSPVPSRSLLTKPPLTPSPLQFLPAQKRHPVKRPPPMARGPLNPLTPSQRPPGRQIVGKRLTTKEEQEATCPPEDTERTTRVLCTTLIKKSCFVVEDKTLNSKETAPTKYETTTPVKRFGVKAFFRGQPKLEENDNTTTKSSKKSFQGTAYFRGKGSSSSTSKLSCALYAILGPLALTIGFGLWYWWKEGRKRRSYRLLGTFHDSKYPEFHFDPNCDDCDYKKARRIETA